In Nocardioides sp., the following proteins share a genomic window:
- a CDS encoding 4Fe-4S binding protein, translating into MAHVITQACCADGACTTVCPVDCIHPTPAEREYLVTEMLYIDPDTCIDCGQCVPECPVDAIYSGYDLPDHLASYAAINAEYFKGTTLGDVPRRVAAPPELHEDQPLRVAIVGSGPAGSYSAHELVEVGGSGIRVDIFDRLPTPFGLARLGVAPDHLGTKLVMRTFSELGADPRVRFHLNTEIGRDITVEELREHYHAVFFTHGASSSRRLGIEGEDLPGSHAATQFVAWYNGHPDSPKPRGWQPPSHVVVIGNGNVAIDVARQLTLGPEHLAASDMAPYAVDVLSRGLVKDVTVVGRRSALHAACTLPELEALADRTDIDVVVPPEDLVLTDHELAAVRESGMLRLKYELFRTLSERPHTRERSITFRFLLTPQRILGESHAEGIELARNRMVSLGDRTVLEPTGETTVLPTNLVLRSVGYAGVELPGLPFDEATMTVPTDGARVLTEPGGEVIPGLYSAGWVKRGPSGVMGTNKLDAQGTVKVLLDDVRAGRIAAPAKSLDDLDRLLRQRQPQVVPWQGWQAIEAHELAHGTETGRPRVKVTSREALVEFAAARLSTETEEQ; encoded by the coding sequence ATGGCCCACGTGATCACCCAGGCTTGTTGCGCTGACGGGGCGTGCACGACGGTGTGTCCGGTGGACTGCATCCACCCGACTCCGGCCGAGCGCGAATACCTCGTGACGGAGATGCTCTACATCGATCCGGACACGTGCATCGACTGTGGTCAGTGCGTGCCGGAGTGCCCGGTGGACGCGATCTATTCGGGCTATGACCTGCCTGACCACCTGGCCTCCTATGCGGCCATCAACGCCGAGTACTTCAAGGGCACCACGCTGGGCGACGTGCCGCGTCGGGTGGCGGCGCCGCCCGAGCTGCACGAGGACCAGCCGCTGCGGGTGGCGATCGTCGGGTCCGGCCCGGCCGGGTCCTACAGCGCCCACGAGCTGGTCGAGGTCGGCGGGTCGGGCATCCGGGTCGACATCTTCGACCGGCTGCCCACCCCGTTCGGTCTGGCCCGCCTCGGCGTGGCCCCGGACCACCTGGGCACCAAGCTGGTCATGCGTACCTTCAGCGAGCTAGGGGCCGACCCGCGGGTGCGGTTCCACCTCAACACCGAGATCGGGCGTGACATCACCGTCGAGGAGCTGCGCGAGCACTACCACGCGGTGTTCTTCACCCACGGTGCGTCGTCGTCGCGACGTCTGGGGATCGAGGGCGAGGACCTGCCCGGCAGCCACGCCGCCACCCAGTTCGTCGCCTGGTACAACGGCCACCCCGACAGCCCCAAGCCCCGCGGGTGGCAACCGCCCAGTCACGTCGTGGTGATCGGCAACGGCAACGTCGCCATCGACGTGGCCCGTCAGCTCACCCTCGGTCCCGAACACCTCGCCGCCTCGGACATGGCCCCCTATGCCGTCGACGTGCTGAGCCGTGGCCTGGTCAAGGACGTCACCGTCGTGGGTCGACGCAGCGCGCTGCACGCCGCGTGCACCCTGCCCGAGCTCGAGGCGCTGGCCGACCGCACCGATATCGACGTGGTCGTGCCACCGGAGGACCTGGTGCTCACCGACCACGAGCTCGCTGCCGTGCGCGAGTCGGGCATGCTCCGGCTGAAGTACGAGCTGTTCCGGACCCTGTCCGAGCGACCCCACACGCGCGAGCGTTCGATCACGTTCCGCTTCCTGCTCACCCCCCAGCGCATCCTGGGCGAGAGCCACGCCGAAGGCATCGAGCTGGCCCGCAACCGGATGGTCTCCCTGGGCGATCGCACCGTCCTCGAACCCACCGGCGAGACCACCGTGCTGCCGACCAACCTCGTCCTGCGCTCGGTCGGCTATGCCGGTGTCGAGTTGCCCGGGCTGCCCTTCGACGAGGCCACCATGACCGTTCCCACCGACGGCGCCCGAGTGCTGACCGAGCCCGGTGGCGAGGTCATCCCCGGCCTCTATTCGGCCGGCTGGGTCAAGCGCGGCCCCAGCGGCGTGATGGGCACCAACAAGCTCGATGCCCAGGGCACCGTCAAGGTGCTGCTCGACGACGTCCGGGCCGGACGCATCGCCGCACCGGCGAAGTCCCTCGACGACCTCGACCGGCTCCTGCGCCAGCGGCAGCCCCAGGTCGTCCCGTGGCAGGGCTGGCAGGCGATCGAGGCCCACGAACTCGCCCACGGCACCGAGACCGGCCGCCCTCGCGTCAAGGTCACCTCCCGCGAGGCACTCGTCGAGTTCGCCGCCGCCCGACTCAGCACCGAGACGGAGGAACAGTGA
- a CDS encoding carboxyl transferase domain-containing protein, giving the protein MLGVGGSTHRTFVVPGGDGTTVDVDGLPHRISADGGGTVRAGFPGMIVSVLASVGDQVEAGDTLLTIESMKLESRVLAPAAGVVREVHVGINSQVGSGEPLVRLDVVDDDDTAGDDSSVDFAALASDTPDRTPLDVLRTVVLGLDAASGETDRLSAGLLPTREDAAAQLAGELDVLAAFADIHSLGPRRAALAGRVDAPERAHLVGYLRERHREDREFPDDFLARLDTALALVGHDESDDVAHLRLYRSLRRRDLIHSALASILRRWLEPATTVPATEQVRTVLERVVWITEGRSDQLEGLARSVLFRLFSQPVLDADLAAQTAIMTERIQQIGSQSDAAERTLDLRTLAFDSPPWEAWLLGSLAGPDRPAWEDVLVVVTADNYRHRRLVQVPTPSSPAAPLLMAEELDAESDISVIAVAHLGDDTATAAALEPLIAQRAALGPVVVELLVTDGRLDLDPRLARACLAATQVNATVLPVAPEGHVAHRSWAPGPGGDLTEVALFRDLHPCLAERLELWRLRDFDLQRQPAPPATFLFTGTARDDERDKRLFALAEVRTLTAARDDEGTVTSIPELEQTLLRCFDAFRVHDSTHSRRSPFGWNRVMVQVQPPWDFPDDALQGVAHRIAHAARGLSLDQIVLRLRGTDPGAEDRVVHLTLLEGEGVQIGFKAPSDRPLTVLRGHRRTAAQMRRRGLHHPADIVRLLTSPGAAHSDLPSGDFTELELVDGTLVPVEREIGENAHGVVIGEITNRTPKHPEGMRRVIILSDPSKSMASLGEGECVRIIAALELAHEQRLPVDWFAVSSGARVSMDSGTENLDWTARVLRTIIELAQLDLEINVVLTGVNVGAQSYWDAEATMLMHTRGVLIATGDNAMVLTGKDALDYSGAVSADDNAGIGGYEQIMGPNGQAQYWAPSLIEACHLLFRHYAVAYVAPGESGPRRAPVTDPAGRSIAASPHHSGDGGPFATVGDIFDDALNPERKLPFDIRSVMAAVKDDGDDPLERWPHMRDAENAVVWDTHVSGFPVQMIGIESRDLQRHSVTPNDGPRRWSAGTLFPRSSKKVARALNASNGVRPTVILANLSGFDGSPESMRELQLEYGAEIGRAVVNHRSPLVFCVLSRYHGGAFVVFSKALNERLESIAVAGARASVLGGAPAAAVVFAREVAHRVAADPRVVEAQAAVDAAGPDTVDQARLELAAVQDELKGHCRGVVGREFDGIHTIERAKEVGSVDQIVTVDALRDAIVATLESEGH; this is encoded by the coding sequence GTGCTGGGGGTCGGCGGCTCCACCCACCGCACCTTCGTGGTGCCCGGCGGGGACGGCACCACGGTCGACGTGGACGGCCTGCCCCACCGCATCTCCGCCGACGGCGGCGGCACCGTCCGCGCCGGCTTCCCCGGCATGATCGTCTCGGTCCTCGCCTCCGTCGGCGACCAGGTCGAGGCCGGCGACACCCTGCTCACCATCGAGTCGATGAAGCTGGAGTCGCGCGTCCTCGCACCGGCTGCGGGCGTCGTGCGCGAGGTCCACGTCGGCATCAACTCGCAAGTGGGCTCGGGTGAACCGCTCGTCCGGCTCGACGTCGTGGACGACGACGACACCGCGGGCGACGACTCGAGCGTCGACTTCGCCGCGCTGGCCTCCGACACTCCGGACCGGACCCCGCTCGACGTGCTCCGTACGGTGGTGCTCGGCCTCGACGCCGCGAGCGGTGAGACCGATCGGCTGTCCGCCGGACTGCTCCCCACCCGCGAAGACGCCGCGGCGCAACTCGCCGGGGAGCTGGACGTGCTGGCGGCCTTCGCCGACATCCACTCCCTCGGTCCGCGTCGCGCTGCCCTCGCCGGCCGTGTGGACGCCCCGGAGCGTGCACACCTGGTGGGCTACCTGCGCGAGCGGCACCGCGAGGACCGGGAGTTCCCCGACGACTTCCTCGCTCGCCTGGACACCGCCCTGGCGCTCGTCGGCCACGACGAGAGCGACGACGTCGCCCACCTGCGCCTCTACCGCTCGCTGCGTCGACGCGACCTCATCCACTCCGCGCTCGCCTCGATCCTGCGCCGCTGGCTGGAGCCGGCGACGACCGTGCCTGCGACCGAACAGGTCCGCACGGTCCTCGAACGGGTCGTCTGGATCACCGAGGGACGCTCCGACCAACTCGAGGGGCTGGCCAGGTCGGTGCTGTTCCGACTGTTCTCCCAGCCGGTCCTCGACGCCGACCTCGCCGCCCAGACCGCGATCATGACGGAGCGCATCCAGCAGATCGGCTCGCAGTCCGACGCCGCAGAGCGCACGCTCGACCTGCGCACCCTGGCCTTCGACTCGCCGCCGTGGGAGGCGTGGCTGCTGGGGAGCCTGGCCGGTCCGGACCGACCCGCTTGGGAGGACGTCCTGGTCGTGGTGACGGCCGACAACTACCGCCACCGTCGCCTCGTCCAGGTGCCGACCCCATCGAGCCCTGCAGCACCACTGCTGATGGCCGAGGAGCTCGACGCCGAGTCGGACATCAGCGTCATCGCGGTCGCCCACCTCGGCGACGACACGGCGACTGCTGCCGCACTCGAACCGTTGATCGCCCAGCGGGCCGCACTGGGGCCGGTGGTCGTCGAGCTGCTCGTCACCGACGGCCGACTCGACCTCGACCCGAGGCTCGCCCGCGCCTGTCTCGCGGCCACCCAGGTCAACGCCACGGTCCTGCCCGTCGCTCCGGAGGGCCACGTCGCCCACCGGTCCTGGGCACCCGGGCCGGGCGGGGACCTCACAGAGGTGGCCCTGTTCCGCGACCTGCACCCGTGTCTGGCCGAACGCCTGGAGTTGTGGCGGCTACGTGACTTCGACCTCCAGCGCCAGCCCGCTCCCCCGGCGACGTTCCTCTTCACCGGCACGGCCCGGGACGACGAGCGCGACAAGCGACTCTTCGCCCTCGCCGAGGTGCGCACTCTCACCGCCGCGCGCGACGACGAGGGCACCGTCACCTCCATCCCCGAGCTGGAGCAGACGCTGCTGCGCTGCTTCGACGCCTTCCGGGTCCACGACAGCACCCACAGTCGCCGCAGTCCCTTCGGCTGGAACCGGGTGATGGTCCAGGTCCAGCCACCCTGGGACTTCCCCGACGACGCGTTGCAGGGGGTCGCCCACCGGATCGCCCACGCGGCCCGCGGCCTCTCCCTCGACCAGATCGTCCTGCGACTGCGCGGCACGGATCCGGGCGCCGAGGACAGGGTCGTCCACCTCACCCTGCTCGAGGGCGAGGGCGTCCAGATCGGCTTCAAGGCCCCCTCCGACCGGCCGCTGACCGTGCTGCGCGGCCACCGGCGTACGGCAGCACAGATGCGTCGCCGCGGTCTGCACCACCCGGCCGACATCGTGCGACTGCTCACCAGCCCCGGAGCAGCGCACTCCGACCTGCCCAGCGGCGACTTCACCGAGCTCGAACTCGTGGACGGCACCCTGGTGCCGGTCGAGCGCGAGATCGGTGAGAACGCCCACGGTGTCGTGATCGGCGAGATCACCAACCGCACGCCCAAGCACCCCGAAGGGATGCGGCGGGTGATCATCCTGAGCGACCCGAGCAAGTCGATGGCCTCGCTCGGCGAGGGCGAGTGCGTGCGCATCATCGCCGCGCTCGAGTTGGCCCACGAGCAGCGCCTGCCAGTGGACTGGTTCGCGGTGTCGTCCGGTGCTCGGGTCTCGATGGACAGCGGCACCGAGAACCTCGACTGGACCGCGCGTGTGCTCCGTACGATCATCGAGCTCGCCCAGCTCGACCTGGAGATCAACGTCGTGCTCACCGGCGTCAACGTCGGCGCCCAGTCCTACTGGGATGCCGAGGCCACCATGTTGATGCACACTCGAGGAGTGCTGATCGCCACCGGCGACAACGCCATGGTGCTCACCGGCAAGGACGCACTGGACTACTCCGGCGCCGTGTCGGCGGACGACAACGCGGGCATCGGCGGCTACGAGCAGATCATGGGCCCCAACGGCCAGGCGCAATATTGGGCACCCTCGCTGATCGAGGCCTGCCACCTGCTGTTCCGGCACTACGCAGTCGCCTACGTCGCCCCGGGTGAGTCCGGTCCGCGTCGGGCACCGGTCACCGACCCCGCCGGACGCTCGATCGCGGCGTCGCCGCACCACTCCGGCGACGGAGGACCGTTCGCCACGGTCGGCGACATCTTCGACGACGCCCTCAACCCCGAGCGCAAGCTGCCCTTCGACATCCGCTCCGTCATGGCCGCGGTCAAGGACGACGGCGACGACCCGCTGGAGCGCTGGCCCCACATGCGCGACGCCGAGAACGCCGTCGTGTGGGACACCCATGTCAGCGGCTTCCCCGTCCAGATGATCGGCATCGAGTCGCGAGACCTGCAGCGCCACAGCGTCACGCCCAACGACGGGCCGCGCCGCTGGTCTGCGGGCACGCTGTTCCCCCGGTCGTCGAAGAAGGTCGCCCGCGCCCTCAACGCCAGCAACGGCGTGCGGCCAACCGTCATCCTGGCCAACCTGTCTGGCTTCGACGGTTCGCCCGAATCGATGCGGGAGCTGCAACTCGAATATGGCGCCGAGATCGGTCGGGCCGTGGTCAACCACCGCAGCCCCCTCGTCTTCTGCGTCCTCTCCCGTTATCACGGCGGTGCGTTCGTGGTGTTCTCCAAGGCCCTCAACGAGCGCCTCGAGTCGATCGCGGTCGCCGGAGCCAGGGCCTCGGTCCTCGGCGGCGCGCCCGCAGCGGCCGTGGTGTTCGCACGCGAGGTGGCGCACCGCGTCGCGGCCGACCCCCGGGTCGTCGAGGCGCAGGCGGCCGTGGACGCCGCCGGCCCCGACACCGTCGACCAGGCACGCCTCGAGCTGGCCGCGGTCCAGGACGAACTCAAGGGCCACTGCCGCGGTGTGGTCGGACGCGAGTTCGACGGCATCCACACCATCGAGCGCGCCAAGGAGGTCGGCTCCGTCGACCAGATCGTCACCGTCGACGCCCTCCGCGACGCGATCGTCGCCACGCTGGAGTCGGAAGGACACTGA